The following DNA comes from Megalobrama amblycephala isolate DHTTF-2021 linkage group LG20, ASM1881202v1, whole genome shotgun sequence.
TCTCTCCTCTCACCGCTGTCTCACTGCTGTTTCTCTGCTCTCACTGCTGTCTCAATGCTGTCCCAGTGCTCTCACTGCTCTCACTGCACTCCTGCTGTCTCTTTGCTGTCTTACTGCTGTTTCTCTGCTCTCACTGCTGTCTCACTGCTGTTTCTCTGCTCTCACTGCTGTCTCAATGCTGTCCCAGTGCTCTCACTGCACTCCTGCTGTCTCTTTGCTGTCTCACTGCTGTTTCTCTGCTCTCACTGCTGTCTCAATGCTGTCCCAGTGCTCTCACTGCTCTCCTGCTGTCTCTTTGCTGTCTTACTGCTGTTTCTCTGCTCTCACTGCTGTTTCTCTGCTCTCACTGCTGTCTCAATGCTGTCTCACTGCCGTTTCTCTGCTCTCACCGCTGTCTCACTGCTGTTTCTCTGCTCTCACCGCTGTCTCACTGCTGTTTCTCTGCTCTCACCGCTGTCTCAATGCTGTCCCAGTGCTCTCACTGCTGTCTCTTTGCTATCTCACTGCTGTTTCTCTGCTCTCACTGCTTTCTCAATGGACACACTGCCGTTTCTCTGTTCTCACTGCGGTCTCTATGCTGTCTCAGTGCTCTCACTGCTCTCTCACTGGACTCACTGCTGTTTCTCTGCTCTCACTACACTTACTGCTATCTCTCTACTTTCTTACTGGTCTCAACATTGTCTCACTACTCTCACTGCTGTCTTACTGACTCAAAGCTGTCTCTCTGCTGCCTCACTGCTGTTTCTCAGCTCTTACTGCACTCACTGCTGTCTCACCGCCATCTCTCTGCTCTCACCGCTGACTCAATGCTGTCTCTCTGCTCTTACTGCTGTCTCTTTGCTATCTCACCACTGCACTCACTGCTGTTTTGCTGCTGTCTTACCTTTGTCTCTATTATTATCTCACTGCTGGCTCGATTCTGTCTCACTGCTGTCTCTCTGTTATCTTACTGctctctctctgctgtctcaTTGTCTCTCTGCATCTCTCAGGCATTTGTTCTCATCTGAGAAGCTCTCGATCCTGTGTTTCTGAGGATGaatcactgtgtgtttttgtcactttgaataaaagcatctactgaatgaataaatgtccAGATGTTTTTACATTCTGATGAAAGATGAAGTTTGTTGAGAACAGGGTCACTGATGAATCACTGACAGTAAGAGCAGCAGCATGAGTTAATTGTGTTGATGTAGTTTCATGTGTGTGTAGGGTGGTCTGTTAGAGGACGACCTGTATGACGGCGGCTGGTGCGCAGGACGAAACGACCCGCTGCAGTGGTTTGAGGTGGACGCGCGCAGACTCATGAAATTCACCGGTGTCGTCACTCAGGGACGGAGCTCACTCTGGTCGTGAGTACACAACGCCAAGGTCATAggttcgattcccagggaatgcatgaactacACTGCATGAACTGAACATCTTGAATATAAAGCAAGGGTTtgaagcatctgccaaatgcataaatgtaaattggtCAAACAGTAAATGTCGTGCTTgcaacaccaaggtcatgggttcgattcccagagaatgcatgaactgatccAGTGTATGCCTTGAATGCAATGAAAAGTCTGCCAAATGCACATACAGAAATGTCAGGATGGAGGCtgatgcttgtgtgtgtgtgttgcaggaGTGATTGGGTGAGCTCATATAAAGTTCTGCTCAGTAATGATTCTCACAGCTGGGTGACGCTGAAGAATGGCTCCAGAGATCTGGTGAGACACCAAACATGTCCTTCACAAGCCATCAGCTCGTTCACACACAGCTGTAACCCCGTGTTTCTGCTCGCATCAGTAGATTTTCATTGGGAATCGAGAGAAGGAGATTCCCGTCCTCAACACTTTCCCGAAACCCATGGTGGCTCGTTACATCCGCATTAACCCTCGATCCTGGTTCCCCAGTGGCGGCATCTGCATGCGTGTAGAGATCCTGGGCTGCCCGATGCCAGGTGACGGACACAcccacgcacacacacacacacccactcgaagaacacacacacacacacacacctgcagtgCTTTCAGCCTACAGGAATGATGCAAAGcaataattaaatcattaaaaaaagtcaaaattaaacgcttacaaaaatgtattaaattgtaaaaatgtcaaattacaataaattaataatttaaaaatataacaattcaTAATACAACACTTaatataaattcattaaattaaataaaaatgccaaattacaataaattctaatttaaaataaattaacaattttcaaataaaacaaatcaaaatataacacttaatataaatgtattaaatcgtgaaaatgtaaaattgaaggaattaaaaaaaaaacaataaaactttattaaatcataaaatgtaaaattaaaataatttaaaaataaaaagaaaccaaaatataatactttataaaaaatgaatttaatcataaaatgtaaaattaaaataagtaatgtaaatattaattttaataaaaaaattaattaaaaaatcattaaatcataaaaagtaaaatgtaagTCATTTAAGTCAAAATATAGcacttaataaaaattaaattataaaaatgtcaaataaataattttaatataaaaacaatccAAATAAAGGTGAagaattttatttgtttacctgcGTGACCATTAACTGACATCAGAGAAACACAAACTttcaaatgcattaaaaaattactaaaatattaacttaaaatctcagGAGGACTTTAAGAAGATAGTTTAGctcacaaaaaaatgtttgtgaatCCGGACGATCATCACAACAGACCTgcagatcaaagattttatgctttctcatttatttttaatgcttATTACAGATCCAAACAATTATTACCGGAGAAGAAATGAAGTGACGACAACAGACAACCTGGACTTCAGACACCACAGTTATAAAGAGATGAGACAGGTACAGTGTGAGGATTGTGACGCATCATAAAATATAATGCCTGAGAGCAGTTCACATTatcatttaataaaacattcttcATTATCTTCccttgtgtttgtgttcagcTGATGAAGGTGGTGAATGACATGTGTCCGAACATCACACGCATCTACAACATCGGCAAAAGCTACAACGGACAGAAGCTGTACGCCATCGAGATCTCGGACAACCCCGGCGAGCACGAGCTCGGTAAGACTGGACTCTGAGCGTGCTGACGCAGGTGTGTGTGACTCtggatgagtgtgtgtgtgtgttcgcaGGTGAGCCCGAGTTCCGCTACACGGCCGGTTCCCACGGTAACGAGGTGCTGGGCCGCGAGCTGCTTCTGCTGCTCATGCAGTTCATGTGTCAGGAGTATCTGAGCGGAAACCCACGCATACGCCACCTGGTGGACGAGACGCGCATCCACCTGCTGCCCTCCATCAACCCCGACGGCTACGAGAAGGCCTTCGCAGCGGTACGTCTGCGGCCACTCCTGCTCATGATTATAAGACACCCTGCTGAATGAAAGTGTGTCTCTCTGTCATGTGTTTCAGGGCTCGGAGCTCAGCGGATGGTCTCTGGGCCGCTGGAGTCACGACGGCCTCGACATCCATCACAACTTCCCTGATCTCAACGCTGTTCTCTGGGAAGCAGAGGCTCGGAATTGGGTTCCGCGCAAATTCCACAACCATCACGTGCCCGTCCCGGACTGGTACCGCTCCGAGAACGCCACCGTACGTCCCTCACACACGCGCTtagagtctctaactcaatccctctagcgccaccaactgtccaaaAGTTGCACTCacgtttatgctaataacttttgaaccgtaagggctagaaacaaaattcttctTCCTTTTTTGATTTTTACATGCtgcgtttcggcgcagcgccacctactggtcctgagatatgaaaaatggctatttttgcttataacttctgaatggttttaCCAAAAGTCATAAAAGTGGTCTCGTTTGATTTGGGGCGTCATGCCAAGtcaaatgatatccaatttgatataatatcagccattttgaattttgtagtaaaatgcGGTATTTTATTAAcgtatcattacgaaactcggtatgggtcatgccctgaaggagtctgagaagtttcgaaccagatcatcttcagactatGGCAATAAAATGTTATGGAACTCAAGTTGATTTGTCAAACCGTTTTTGAAAAACACACGAACTAATTTTATGTAGCACTTGCAAAAATAAacgtaaggctgtatctcctcAACGCTTTATCGTGTTCTGACCAAACTTGGtgcatgtcatcacaagcatgacctgagttTACATGCTGCATTTCggcacagtgccacctactggtccggagatacagaaaattgatatttttgcttttaacttctgaacattttgtccaaaaataaaaaaaagtggttTCGATAGATTTGAGGATTCGCCAAgttgaatgatatccaattttcccatattttgaatttcataataaaaaaagttgcattttttgaatgcatgaatgtattattatgaaactcggtatggaTAATCAGCACGATCCCCAGAAGGAGTCTGAGAAGATCAGGACCAGCGACACCTAGTGGTGAAAAAACATCATTTACAGGCTTATAACTTTGGATGtagttgacttattttcacaggAGTCATCTCCTTGGAttcctgaatccttgccgagtccaacaataccaaacatgctaggtttcgccTTATGGTTTGTACAACGTTGTGATTTAGCATTTAAACAGCATTCGCAAACATCTTAAAAACGGTTAGTCTGATCGAGACGAAACCACCGTAGGAAAATCAGAAACAGGTCATTGACTAAATGGTAAtggtcaaatgtcaaaattttgatagtaagtggcaaaaaaaatacaatcaaaATCAGGTGTGGATAATTTTGTACGTGTTCATacatataaatgtctataaCTCCTAAACAAAActagatattttcaccaaatttgacatGCTTATGTATGAGGGCACTCTGAGGACACACAAAAAGCAGTGTGACTgtgccacttggtggcgctataattgcAGGTTTTGTTCTTGATAATAAtcaataatattactgaatattgtGTCTTTTGAACCCagatatattaatatatgaagCAAGTGATACATATTACACAACACTATTGAACTGCTGCAGTCTTGTATCATAATCATATTCACTCTGACCCTGACCCCAGGTGGCTGTGGAGACGCGCGCTCTGGTGTCGTGGATGGAGAAGATCCCGTTCGTGTTGGGAGGGAACCTGCAGGGCGGCGAGCTGGTGGTGACCTTTCCGTTCGACCGCACGCGCTCAGTGACGGCGCTCCGGCAGCTGACGCCCACCGCCGACGATCACGTGTTCCGCTGGCTGGCGTTCTCGTACGCGTCCACGCACCGCCTCATGACCGACGTCAGCCGCAGGGTCTGCCACACCGATGACTTCGCCAAGGAGGACGGCACCATCAACGGGGCGTCGTGGCACACGGCTGCAGGAAGTGAGATCATCAGGACGCCTGATTTCTGATTGTGAGGATCGGTTAGTTGTTAACCGGGTTGTTGTACGTTAACAGGTATGAATGACTTCAGTTACCTGCACACCAACTGTTTCGAGCTGTCCATGTACGTGGGCTGCGATAAATACCCGCATGAGAGCGAACTACCGGAGGAGTGGGAGAATAACCGCGAGTCTCTGCTCGTCTTCATGGAACAGGTGatcatacacactcacacacacttacacacacaaacacacactcaataTTGTGTTGATGGGTTTGAACAGGTGCATCGTGGGATCAAAGGTGTGATCAGAGACGTTCAGGGGAAAGGAATCGCTAATGCCATCGTCTCTGTGGACGGAATCAATCACGACATTCGCACAGGTAAAACACGTGACGCACACCGCCCACGTTAACGATTCCAGTCGactcactgcaaaaaatgctgttcttacttagagtttttatcttgtttccagtccaaatatctaaaaatattttttacttgtcaagaaaatgcttcttattttattgtttttaggaaaaataagtcaaaattaagtgagtttttcctgaaaacaagaaaatattttttacttgtcaagaaaatgcttcttattTTCtcgtttttaggaaaaataagtcaaaattaagtttgtttttccttaaaacaagtaaaataatcttaatccaaactgaaaacaagattatataccttattttttgtttgaaataaagattatttagcttgttttaaggaaaaactcacttaattttgacttatttttcctgaaaacaagaaaataatttttatttgtcaagaaaatgcttcttattttattgtttttaggaaaaataagtcaaaattaagtgagtttttcctgaaaacaagaaaatattttttacttgtcaagaaaatgcttcttattttattgtttttaggaaaaataagtcaaaattaagtgagtttttcctgaaaacaagaaaatatttttacttgtcaagaaaatgcttcttattttattgtttttaggaaaaataagtcaaaattaagtgagtttttcctgaaaacaagaaaataatttttactttcaagaaaatgcttcttattttcttgtttttaggaaaaataagtcaaaattaagtgagtttttcctgaaaacaagaaaatatttttacttgtcaagaaaatgcttattttattgtttttaggaaaaataagtcaaaattaagtgagtttttcctgaaaacaagaaaatatttttacttgtcaagaaaatgcttcttattttattgtttttaggaaaaataagtcaaaattaagtttgtttttccttaaaacaagtaaaataatcttaatccaaattgaaaacaagattatataccttattttttgtttgaaataaagattattttgcttgttttaaggaaaaactcacttaattttgacttatttttcctgaaaacaagaaaataatttttatttgtcaagaaaatgcttcttgttttcttgtttttaggaaaaataagtcaaaattaagtgggtttttcctgaaaacaagaaaataatttttacttgtcaagaaaatgcttcttattttattgtttttaggaaaaataagtcaaaatgaagtttgtttttccttaaaacaagcaaaataatcttaatccaaactgaaaacaagattatataccTTATTTCTggttttaaataagattattttgcttgttttaaagaaaaactcacttaattttgacttatttttcctgaaaacaagaaaatatttttacttgtcaagaaaatgcttcttattttattgtttttaggaaaaataagtcaaaattaagtgagtttttcctgaaaacaagaaaatattttttacttgtcaagaaaatgctccttattttattgtttttaggaaaaataagtcaaaattaagttagtttttccttaaaacaagcaaaataatcttaatccaaactgaaaacaagattatataccttattttttgtttgaaataagattattttgcttgttttaaggaaaaactcacttaattttgacttattttttctgaaaacaagaaaataatatttacttgtcaagaaaatgtttttaggaaaaataagtcaaaattaagtgagtttttcctgaaaacaagaaaataatttttacttgtcaagaaaatgcttcttattttattgtttttaggaaaaataagtcaaaattaagtttgtttttccttaaaacaagcaaaataatcttaatccaaactgaaaacaagattatataccttatttttgtttgaaataagattattttgcttgttttaaggaaaaactcacttaattttgactaattttgaattttgactgaaaacaagaaaataatttttacttgtcaagaaaatgcttcttgttttaaaaactttaagatattttgacttgaaacaagacaaaaactctaagtaagaacagcatttttttgcagtggCTGAAGTTCAGTGAATCTGAGTCACATTTACATTCTGTAATCAGTGAACATGTTTCTCTCAGCGTCTGACGGCGATTACTGGCGTCTGCTGAATCCCGGTGAATACCGCGTGACGGTCCGCGCCGAGGGCTTCAGCGTCAGCAGCAAGGTGTGTGCGGTGGGATACGACATCGGCGCCAGCAGGTGCGACTTTGTGCTCGGACGCTCCAACCTGTCACGCATCAAAGAAATCATGCAGAAATTCAACAAGCAGCCAATCAGCATGCGGGAGCGACTGAGACAGCGCCGCCTACTGGACACATAgagggtgtgagtgtgtgtgtacgagtgtgtgtttgtgtgtgtgagagagtgtgtgtggacaGAAGCGACTGCGGCGTCACTAATAATCACCTGTATTGTGTACAGGAGCTGTTTATCAAGAGAGTATTTTATATAATGGATCATCTTCTTTTTATTGATGTTTACGGCTTTAATATATTTCTGCTGAAGCAGATTCATTCCTCCAGCTTCTCTAATAGTTTCTTCATTCAATAACGAGTGACTCCAGCTCTTCTCTGCTTCATTTTTATTGAGTTTAATGTCATTATAGAGCATCTGTTCAGACAGTGACGTTCATTACAAGCTTATAGACTCACGATAATCAATTAATTTGAATTACATGATCTTCCCCACATCTGTTGaacagagtgaatgaaaacaggTCACGGGTTCGACtggatgaactgatttaaatgtcagTCCATCTCCTTAACTGTAAGCAAAGCTCTTCTGCCTCATATCAGCGTCTGTTTACATGCTCACAACATCATCAGTATTAtcatatttgaaatgttttgttaaatTCCGTGTCATTTCTGAGAATGTATTGAGAATATTCATACATACAACAGCAATAAAGCTTCAGAGAACTGATCCTAATATATCTGTCCTTCAatcagtgagtgtgtgagtgtatgtctgtgtgagtgagtgtgtgtgtgcatgagtgtgcgtgtgtgtttgtgcatgtgtgagtgtgtgtttgtatctACTTAACCATATTTTAGAGACAAATTTGAACCCATAAGTGAGCTAAACCTGAAAAAATCTCCCAAAATCCTAAAAAACATAAtcccaaaatgtaaaaattcacCCATGACTGTGTTCACACACTCAGAACATCAAAAACATTGTTCTTTCTGCATTCATCGAGAAACAACTCAAAACATTAATATCCAAACACAATAATCAATATTGTGAAATCATAACATATTACAATTAATATAACCTGCCATAGAATAATCATTTCTTATTCACCTTGTAGCGGTAAAGGTCAAGGTTAATGTAGCGTCTACAGTCATGATCAACCTCTCCGCCATTAAAATGAtcacatttttaattgtaaaacaAGTTTTCTGTGAGGGTTAGTGTGAGTCATTCCACGAAACCGCTACGATTTGAGTCCCTCTgacttttttcagtgtattttatctgttgggtcaccaaaatatatttttaaaagctttttgtatTCATTGTAATGTCtcctttaattatatttaaaaacatgacatacattttatcttcatattagaaatttagtttttttcagtCGACTCCACCTATTTTGTCACGTCCCTCGAGGCCGAAGTGTAGTtgggatatgaataataaaatgagaaaaaagtccatttgccattcccataaatatccatctgtgctttttttgcttgtaatgttttttttcgaagtaaattcattaaaatcacatcATTTAGTTGCGTATCTCAGTAACCCCTCAACCCtgttacacaaaccataatgaactgatacttatgtgacatcattaataggaagtgacatcacAGAAGTCTTCTGAACAACATTGTGAGCAAGTTACcaccttctttaataattataactaaattatgttgtgaaattgtgtttgtCGAGCTTAACGACTCAACCCCGTTACATCAATTAAAGATAGAAAActattacttgtgaaaattatcaacattattcatgatttctcTATTGCTCTACATTTATTCACTAGATTTAGAGCAGTGGCCAATttgggcaaaaaaacaaaaccccgtcacacctacatttttattattattttaagtttatgaaaaaataatttaaagttaGTTGAACTCTGTGTGAAATGTTCAGAGCAATCATAAGAAAActgattttagttcaaattctgaagcctttgatcaaaaatgatgaGGTTTCTGTCACAAAAAGTGTCCATTTCAGGCTTTAGTAGcaaaagtgtgagattttatgtaacttttatatttgcaatGACTGAATTAGTGTGAGGGTCATCTGATTAATAGgcaaatgttgattttatcacaaatacattttataataatactcagagagctcccatagtgtccataacttaaaataatgaccaACAATAACAGGGATTTGATGcctgagatgggaaaatatgtttttctggaagttaaatatgtcattaattttgtggggtgttcagaaaagtaaaaaatctaaaaatgtgtaAGTCCAGATCGAACCGGTTTCTTGGAATGTCTCAATTATAACTATCtgtgtataaaaataataaaagtctATGCAGTGTCTTCATCTCGGGTCCTTTAGCGCCACCTGCTGCtcaatttgtacttttttttcacagacTTTGATGTGGAAACATGGAGATCATGCTGAGTGAATCATTGGTTCAGTTTGGCCtgtactttttgtttttttatgtattgtttGCTCGTCATCCTCCAGATTGAGCTCTTGATGATCTGCAGCATTTTCATTCCATAATGCATGCTTGGTTTCTCCTACTAAAGGTAATTCTTGGTTGATttttcacaattgtgactttttgaTGTTGAAATGATTGaggttttgttctttttttaaaaaatgtcatctATTATGTTAGTTCAGATTCATTACCTGTTCATTAGAAAGCATAATCTAATAAATAATTGAATTAGTTTTATTTAGCCTAAATTTCAATGCATTCTAAGCAAGTTGAGGAGTGTTTCTTGACTATTATCCATCAGTCCAGCAGGTGGAGGCCTTGATCATGACTTCATGATTTCTCTCCAAAACAGGAGAAAACAAAGATTTGAACCCacctgatgatgatgatgatgatgtaaaGCGGTCTGTGTGAAGTTTGAGATCTAGAGCTCTGACATGAAAGAGTCTCGGTGTGCTCGTCTGCTAATGATGAGCTGTGGATTGATGATCTGCTGGAGCTTCAGTCCGGATCTGAGCTGTCGTCACTCCGGTCCGGTGCGGATTCCACCTGTTCACAGGTGAGGCAGACATCATCACCACACAGAGCGCCTGTAAGGGTCACACACCATCATATGTGAAGGTTTGTTTTGGGATCATGTGAAGCTTCTAGATTTCATCAGAACCGTTTGAATATTTTCGTTTGCATTAAATGATTGAGACGCACAAAAGCTTGAGTTTCCGCTGAGCAGAAAATGTTTCCTCtgatcttcatcatcatcatcatcatcacgggCGAGAGAAGTTCTACTTCTGTTGCTAGTTTAGCTCATAGCGTTCGTCTCTGTATTCCCAACAAACAAAATAAgttctaagaacgttttgctaatgttccaatttaaggggccgtttacacaacattgttttcaattaaaaaacgTAAAAATGTTATGCGTTTGGACCGTTCATTTACAACATCGGCATTTTGGGGGCAtgaaacgcaaacttttgaaaatgggttttaAAGAGCACGTTTTTAAAAACGATACCGTTATCGTCTCCATGTAAATTACAAAAATGCAAACTTGTGAAAACGCCAACGGTGACATCatgcgtagtgtttctttataaagtgatgtcgccaactactggcctgacaGCAGAATACAGCTGTTTTAGTCGTTTTTGCGGAGACGTGAACAGgaatcgttttgacaatggtgtcctctgtacgtgaaaaatgcaaaggaaaaactttatATGATATGCAATATGggggaataagtcccgccttctaaataagagccaatcgccgactggtaaagtcatcgcgtcactgcagcggccgttagaagctctggtttctatagaaacagtcagacgcgcgcctccgaaatgaagctgagacgcgcatttaggactgcgcatgcgcattagcctGATCCAGCCTGACTAATAccgtttttttgtcatgattcgagcgtttggaaacaaaatgtatgagacggttgttgtcagatttcattggttattcaaatatgaaatttaatcgaaagcttggtgaacagctttggagaatttgatgtttccccattcaaagagataggagctgcacttgcatgcccgagaggcgtttcaatggccgccgagtgaaatgacgtgtcttaaagggactttggttttatttaactcaactattgttaaAAAATGACTATTctcgcttaaaatgaacccaggttggaaattaacattcatTAAAACGGGCGTAATGATTGATTTCAGACTAGGCCTATCACCGTAGTCAGGTAGAACATCTCTAAACGGTTTTGCtaatgttttaatgatttaCTTTATTACTGCTAGCGAGCTAACTGGGATAGCTAGGATTCATTTCCATCTGATCTTACTTTCCTGTGAGCATTAACTGACTAAAGGaaactatataaaaaaatatataataataaataaataaataaataacgatATGACTTACCTTTCATAATCAGGCTACAGCAGCTTCTTCCTGTTGACTGTCACTGGACCgttaaaatttgaaatttgaacaGTCAGAGCGGGAACCGTATTTAACCCAACAGCCGGGTTATTACTAAAAATTACCcaacatttttgtaaaataatccAATGGTTGGATTAAAAAATTAACGGTTGGATTAACGTTTTTTACTGTGTAATAAGTTTaggaaataataattaaattgaCTAAATTGCTTAtcatgttcaccttttgattattattgttgcctctagtaattatgtgcctggtttttaatttccaacctattttgggttcattttatgccagccatataaaataaaactacccaacataaaatatttaacccaactgctgggtttgtccatttttaacccaacttgttttgtttttacacagtattttttagagtgtacaaaacaaaaatataaaaaataaaaccataaaatcACTCAGGTGAAATGGTGGCTGTCTGATTTTCTATTTAGTCGAGATATAACTTGACTTGACAAAGTGACGAAGCGATCTGAGGCTACTGTCGATCAACAGATGTTGCAGGTTCCTGCAGATCAGGCTC
Coding sequences within:
- the cpxm2 gene encoding inactive carboxypeptidase-like protein X2 isoform X2; the protein is MRHYGLGPHRGRLNIQGGLLEDDLYDGGWCAGRNDPLQWFEVDARRLMKFTGVVTQGRSSLWSSDWVSSYKVLLSNDSHSWVTLKNGSRDLIFIGNREKEIPVLNTFPKPMVARYIRINPRSWFPSGGICMRVEILGCPMPDPNNYYRRRNEVTTTDNLDFRHHSYKEMRQLMKVVNDMCPNITRIYNIGKSYNGQKLYAIEISDNPGEHELGEPEFRYTAGSHGNEVLGRELLLLLMQFMCQEYLSGNPRIRHLVDETRIHLLPSINPDGYEKAFAAGSELSGWSLGRWSHDGLDIHHNFPDLNAVLWEAEARNWVPRKFHNHHVPVPDWYRSENATVAVETRALVSWMEKIPFVLGGNLQGGELVVTFPFDRTRSVTALRQLTPTADDHVFRWLAFSYASTHRLMTDVSRRVCHTDDFAKEDGTINGASWHTAAGSMNDFSYLHTNCFELSMYVGCDKYPHESELPEEWENNRESLLVFMEQVHRGIKGVIRDVQGKGIANAIVSVDGINHDIRTASDGDYWRLLNPGEYRVTVRAEGFSVSSKVCAVGYDIGASRCDFVLGRSNLSRIKEIMQKFNKQPISMRERLRQRRLLDT
- the cpxm2 gene encoding inactive carboxypeptidase-like protein X2 isoform X1 gives rise to the protein MVMRSRKLRPVGGVTVRQKSETSISSGSDDLSLTLQLLLHALEQNTWNQSQNITVCLSVLRLSLSLLSDSRQQKFYLPVHRSGSRLDQIMWLQTLLLLGLVGLMLDVCYGYSSEDEDYYMQELLSREHYQRVSEDRATDGRQTPGRGIGKESRSTSAASKAAGGSDSASAVKSGNKKSEKNKKAVKAAGGVSDGSFTADKDDCPPLGLETLKIDDFQLHASTMRHYGLGPHRGRLNIQGGLLEDDLYDGGWCAGRNDPLQWFEVDARRLMKFTGVVTQGRSSLWSSDWVSSYKVLLSNDSHSWVTLKNGSRDLIFIGNREKEIPVLNTFPKPMVARYIRINPRSWFPSGGICMRVEILGCPMPDPNNYYRRRNEVTTTDNLDFRHHSYKEMRQLMKVVNDMCPNITRIYNIGKSYNGQKLYAIEISDNPGEHELGEPEFRYTAGSHGNEVLGRELLLLLMQFMCQEYLSGNPRIRHLVDETRIHLLPSINPDGYEKAFAAGSELSGWSLGRWSHDGLDIHHNFPDLNAVLWEAEARNWVPRKFHNHHVPVPDWYRSENATVAVETRALVSWMEKIPFVLGGNLQGGELVVTFPFDRTRSVTALRQLTPTADDHVFRWLAFSYASTHRLMTDVSRRVCHTDDFAKEDGTINGASWHTAAGSMNDFSYLHTNCFELSMYVGCDKYPHESELPEEWENNRESLLVFMEQVHRGIKGVIRDVQGKGIANAIVSVDGINHDIRTASDGDYWRLLNPGEYRVTVRAEGFSVSSKVCAVGYDIGASRCDFVLGRSNLSRIKEIMQKFNKQPISMRERLRQRRLLDT